A window from Solanum stenotomum isolate F172 chromosome 5, ASM1918654v1, whole genome shotgun sequence encodes these proteins:
- the LOC125863882 gene encoding uncharacterized protein LOC125863882, translating into MPDGHASNLGKRVDMEHEKLHGMKSHDCHVFMETLLPIAFSGLPDRIWKPMTKISLFFKDLCSNTLREHNLVQMDQNIPIITNKLEKILPPRFFDVMEHLPVHLVHEARLGGPVQYRWMYPFERTIGKSKRGMKQKHRLEGSMVEFHLAREIADFGSYYFESSVPCFQNRPNHHDDGGETMKPLSIFNQPGKGSKKRTRRNLSAMEFKSASTHVLLNCPQVKPFLDYFVYLYGNEKVFEHFSKWFQDYIYDTKNGQFDQFLKDLSWGPIKIYSMDKYLVNGFKFNTEECSKYKKTNNSGVWVKGGDGNQDGVDYYGVLKEVLEMEYSGWPIKKIVLFRCKWFDPTPKRGTREIKQYNIIEVKHTREYEAYDPFIIAQNVKQVYYAPYPLRPDKLDWWVVIKTKPMGRVEVENVLDVAYQDNDISSVHHTVDVELENDLEHPEHILEEVDIEQITDEGANASINEEELFDEEECFITQPFLTDGRTDRIYG; encoded by the exons ATGCCTGATGGACATGCTTCAAATTTGGGAAAACGTGTCGATATGGAGCACGAAAAATTACAtggtatgaaaagtcatgattgcCATGTCTTCATGGAAACATTACTCCCTATTGCATTTAGTGGCTTGCCCGATAGAATTTGGAAACCTATGACTAAAATTAGTTTGTTCTTCAAGGACTTGTGTTCTAATACGTTAAGGGAACACAACCTAGTTCAGATGGATCAGAATATTCCTATAATTACAAATAAGTTGGAGAAGATTCTTCCACCTAGATTTTTCGATGTGATGGAGCATCTTCCTGTACATCTGGTGCATGAAGCACGCCTCGGAGGTCCGGTTCAATATagatggatgtatccatttgagAG GACTATTGGAAAGTCTAAACGGGGCATGAAGCAAAAACATAGACTTGAAGGCTCAATGGTTGAATTCCATCTTGCTAGGGAGATAGCTGATTTTGGTTCTTATTACTTCGAAAGTAGTGTGCCATGCTTTcaaaatagacccaatcaccatgACGATGGTGGTGAGACTATGAAGCCACTATCAATCTTCAATCAACCAGGCAAAGGTTCAAAAAAACGTACGAGGAGGAATCTTAGTGCCATGGAGTTTAAGTCTGCATCGACACATGTCTTGTTGAATTGCCCACAAGTTAAACCATTTCTTGA CTACTTTGTGTATTTATATGGCAATGAAAAAGTGTTTGAGCATTTCTCAAAGTGGTTTCAAGATTAC attTATGATACAAAAAATGGTCAATTTGACCAATTTTTGAAGGACCTTTCTTGGGGACCCATCAAGATTTATTCAATGGACAAGTATCTTgtaaatggttttaaattcaaTACTGAAGAATGctccaaatataaaaaaactaacaatagTGGAGTTTGGGTGAAAGGTGGTGATGGAAATCAAGATGGAGTTGATTATTATGGGGTACTCAAGGAGGTTTTGGAAATGGAGTATTCCGGTTggcctataaaaaaaattgtattgttTAGATGCAAGTGGTTTGATCCAACCCCAAAAAGAGGTACGAGAGAAATCAAGCAATATAATATCATTGAAGTAAAGCACACAAGGGAGTATGAAGCATATGATCCTTTCATTATTGCACAAAATGTTAAGCAAGTGTACTATGCTCCTTATCCCTTGCGTCCAGATAAATTAGATTGGTGGGTGGTGATTAAAACCAAACCCATGGGTCGTGTGGAAGTTGAAAACGTGTTGGATGTTGCGTACCAGGATAATGATATATCAAGTGTTCACCATACCGTGGATGTTGAATTAGAAAATGATTTAGAGCATCCTGAACACATATTAGAAGAGGTAGATATAGAACAAATAACAGATGAAGGGGCAAATGCATCAATTAATGAAGAAGAGTTGTtcgatgaagaagaatg TTTTATAACTCAGCCATTTCTGACAGACGGCAGAACTGATCGCATATATGGGTGA